Proteins encoded in a region of the Mycolicibacterium chitae genome:
- the thiE gene encoding thiamine phosphate synthase, whose amino-acid sequence MTPPTPLPLDRLATARLYLCTDARRERGDLAEFAEAALAGGVDIIQLRDKGSAGELQFGPLEAAQELAALEILADAARRHGALFAVNDRADIARAAESDVLHLGQDDLPLYVARDIIGARQVIGRSTHDEAQVDAAIEESVDYFCVGPCWPTPTKPGRAAPGLDLVRAAAARKPAKPWFAIGGIDEQRLPEVLAAGADRVVVVRAITAAEDPGAAAARLAAALSGTPG is encoded by the coding sequence CCCACCTACCCCGCTCCCGTTGGACCGCCTCGCCACCGCGCGGCTGTACCTGTGCACCGACGCGCGCCGCGAGCGCGGTGATCTCGCCGAGTTCGCCGAGGCCGCGCTGGCCGGCGGGGTGGACATCATCCAGCTGCGCGACAAGGGATCGGCCGGTGAGCTGCAGTTCGGCCCGCTGGAGGCGGCCCAGGAGCTGGCCGCCCTCGAGATCCTGGCCGACGCCGCGCGCCGGCACGGGGCGCTGTTCGCCGTCAACGACCGCGCCGACATCGCCCGGGCCGCCGAGTCCGATGTGCTGCACCTGGGTCAGGACGATCTGCCGCTGTACGTGGCGCGCGACATCATCGGCGCCCGGCAGGTGATCGGCCGCTCCACCCACGACGAGGCGCAGGTGGACGCCGCCATCGAGGAGTCGGTGGACTACTTCTGCGTGGGCCCGTGCTGGCCCACGCCTACCAAACCGGGCCGGGCGGCGCCGGGGCTGGACCTGGTCCGCGCGGCCGCGGCGCGCAAGCCCGCCAAGCCCTGGTTCGCCATCGGCGGCATCGACGAGCAACGGCTGCCGGAGGTGCTGGCCGCGGGTGCGGACCGAGTGGTGGTGGTCCGGGCGATCACCGCCGCCGAGGACCCCGGCGCGGCCGCGGCCCGCCTGGCCGCAGCGCTCAGCGGAACACCGGGATAG